The genome window GCCGGCTTCACCCTGCCCCTGCTGCACCTGCTGTCGTCCAACCGCCCCGCGCAGATGCGTCCGGGCCGTCCGCGCTGCCTGATCCTGACGCCCACGCGCGAACTGACCGCACAGGTCGAGGAATCCGTACAGATCTACGGCAAGTACCTGCCGCTCAAGTCCATGGTGATGTTCGGCGGCGTCAACATCAATCCGCAGATCAGCGCGCTGAAGAAGCCGGTGGACATCCTGGTCGCGACCCCCGGCCGCCTGCTGGACCACGTGGGCCAGAAGACGCTGGACCTGTCCGGTGTCGAGATCCTGGTGCTGGACGAAGCCGACCGCATGCTGGACATGGGCTTCATCCGCGACATCCGCAAGATCCTCGCGCTGCTGCCGTCCAAGCGCCAGAACCTGTTGTTCTCGGCCACCTTCTCCGATGAGATCCGCGCCCTGGCCAAGGGCGTGCTGAACGATCCGGGCGAGGTCTCGGTCGCGCGGCGCAACACCGCCTCCGAACTGGTGCGCCAGTCGGTGCTGCTGGTGCAGAAGGAACAGAAGCGCGACCTGCTCAGCCACCTGGTGCGCAGCAATGGCTGGAAGCAGGTGCTGGTGTTCACGCGCACCAAGCACGGCGCCAACCGGCTGGCCGAGAAGCTGGTCAAGGACGGCGTTCCCGCCGCCGCCATCCATGGCAACAAGAGCCAGTCCGCGCGGACCAAGGCGCTGGCCGGGTTCAAGGACGGCTCGGTGGAAGTGCTGGTGGCGACCGACATCGCGGCGCGCGGCCTGGACATCGACCAGTTGCCGCAGGTGGTGAATTTCGAGTTGCCCAACGTGCCCGAGGACTACGTGCACCGCATCGGCCGGACCGGCCGCGCGGGCGCGACGGGTGCCGCGGTGTCGCTGGTCGACGGCGAGGAAGGCAAGCTGCTGGCCGACATCGAGAAGCTGATCAAGCGCAAGATCGACCGCGAGCCCCTGCCCGCCTTCACCGTGTCGGCGCCCGACCGCGACGAGCGGGCCGACCGCCCGCCGCGTTCGCATGCGCCGCGCCAGGGCCAGGGACGCCAGGGCGCGCCGCGCGACGGCGGCCGTGGGCAGTCCGCCGGCCATGGTTCGGGTGGCCGCCAGCCGTCCGGCGGCGGCCGTGGACAGGGCGCCGCGCGCGGGCAGGGCCCGGCCAGCCGGCCGGCCTCGCCCAGCCCAGCCAGGCCCGTCCGGCCCAGCCGCGCCACGCCGCGCCGGCTTCCCAGGGCGCGGCTTCGTCCCGCCGGCGAAGCTCGCAACGGCGGCGCCCGCCGCCCCGCCCTCTTCACGCCCAAGACGCAGGGCTGAGTCCCCCACGCCCTCCGGATCGCTTGCGCGGTCCGGAGGGCGTGTGCCGTCGTTTCTTCCCTCCCCTTCGTTTTCGACCCGTCCGCGTCCCGTACCCCGCACTTTGCGCGTTGACGCCGGATGGCTACGCTCGTACACTATTTGCGAAACTTAGTTTCGCAATGCGAACGTACTATGTCCAGCCATCCTCTCATGTCCTACAGCGAGAAACAGCACGCATGAAAGCGCCCCACGACCAACCGCGCATCCTGATCGCCGGCGCGGGCATAGGAGGGCTGACGGCGGCCCTGGCTCTCAGGAAACTGGGTTTTCGCCACATCGAGGTGCTGGAACAGACGGCGGTCCTGAAGGAGGTCGGCGCGGGCATCCAGCTCGGCCCCAATGCCGTCAAGGTCCTGCACGACCTGGGCATCGCCCCGGCGCTGGAAGCCGTGGCGGTGGCGCCGCTGGCCACCCGGTCGCGCGATTGGGCCAGCGGCCGTACCATCCGCGATTTCCCGCTGGGGCCGGAGTGCGCGCAGCGCTACGGCGCGCCCTACTACCATGTGCATCGCGCCGATCTGCACAATGCCCTGATCGATGCGTACGGGCGCGAGAACGTGCGGCTGGCGCAGCGCGTCAAGACGTATGCGCAGGACGCGGCGGGGGTGCGCGTGGTCCTGGAGTCGGGCGAGACCGTGGAAGGCGACGTGCTGGTCGGGGCCGACGGCGTGCATTCGGTCGTGCGCGGCCAGTTGCTGGAAGGACAGGATCCGCGCTTCACCGGGCTGCTCGCCTGGCGGGGCATGGCGGATGCGGATCGCGCGCGCCACCTGGGCATCGAGAAGAACGTCAACGCCTGGTGGGGACCGCACCGGCACTTCGTGAACTACTACGTGTCGGCGGGCCGGCGCATCAACTGGATCGGCATCGTGCCGGCGGGCCAGTGGCGGCTCGAATCGTGGTCGGCGCGCGGCGACAAGGCCGAGGTGCTGAAGGAGTTCGACGGCTGGCACCCCATCGTGCGCGGCTTGATCGAGGCCACCGACGACGTCTTCAAGTGGGCGCTGTATGACCGCGATCCCTGGCCTGTGTGGACCCGCGGCCGGGTGACGCTGCTGGGCGACGCGGCCCATCCCATGGTGCCCTTCCTGTCGCAGGGCGGCTCGCAAAGCATCGAGGACGGCCATGTGCTGGCGCTGTGCCTGGCCGGGCTGCCGCACGATCCGGCCGCGGCGCTCAAGGCCTACGAGGAGCTGCGCACCGCGCGCACGGCGCGCGTGCAACTGGGCTCGCGCGAGGCGGGCCGCATGTTCCACCAGACCGATCCGCTGAAGAAGTTCATGCGCAACCTGAAGTTCCGCTGGGCCGCGCTGACCAACAGCCAGGAGAAATGGCGCCGGGTCGACTGGCTGTACAGCTACGACTGCCAGGCGGCCGTGGCCGAGAAACTTGGCGCCGCGCCCGCTAGCGCGCCAGTTCCCACCGCCGGTAGCATCGCCTGATCGCCGCCGCCGACGGCAGCATCACCTTGGGTAGGTCGAGCCCCTCGACCATTTCCGCATAGAGTCGGCGGTTGCGCGGCGTGACCACGGCGATATGGTGGATCATCGCCCACTTGACGCTGTCGCGGCCGCCGTCCAGCGCGCCGCGCCGGTCGCGTTCGAACCAGGTGCGGCGCAGGTAGCGCAGCAGGCTCAGCGGCGTGGAGATGTCCAGCAGGATCACGCCGGTCGCGCGCCGCAGGCGCTGCGGCATGCAGCTGGAATAGTTGCCGTCCATGACCCAGCGCTCGCCCGCGATGGCCGCGTCGTGCAGGGCGGTGAATTCCTGCGCGGGGCGGGGTTCCCAGTCGGTATGGGGCAGGTGGTAGAGCCGGTCGAGGTGGACCGGCTCCAGGCCGCGTTTACGGGCGATCGCCTCGGCCAGCGTGGACTTCCCGCTGTTGGAGGGCCCGACGATGCAGATGCGCGGCCCCAGGCTCGCAAGCTTCATGAAAAAGGTGTCCTTCACATCCAGGCACCTTTTTATTCGATGGCGCGCGCACTGGCCAGTCCGGCGGAGATCAGATCGGCGGGCGCGCCTCGAATCCCAGCACCGCTTCCAGCGCGTGCGCCGCTTGCAATACCTGGGCATCGTGGCCGCGCGGCGCGGCGATGTGCAGGCCCATGGGCAGGCCGGCGGCGGTCAGTCCCATCGGGATGCTGATGGCGGGCTGCTGCGTCAGGTTGAACAGCGAGGTGTAGGGCGTCCAGGCCCGCCGGTTGGGGAATTCCTCGAACTCCTTCGGATAGCTCAGGTTCGCGTCGAAGGCGGGGGCCGCGACCGTGGGCGTCAGCAGCAGGTCGAAGCGCTGGTGGAAGGCGTGCAGGCGCCGCGCCAGGTCCTGGCAGCGCGCCTGCGCACCCATGTAGTCCTCCAGCGCCAGGCCGGCGCCGTCCTCCAGGATGCCGGCCATGACGGGTGACAGCAGCGCGCGCCGCTCCGCCGGCATGTGCTGCAGCGCGTACCGGTATCCCGCCTGCAGCAGGACCAGGTAGTCGTCGATGGGATTGTCGATGTCCGGATCGGCTTCTTCGACGATGGCGCCCAGGTCGGCCAGGCGTCGTCCCATCTGGCCGAAGGCCTGGGCGATCTCGGCGTCGACCCGGGGGGCGTAGCCCAGGGTCAGGCTGAGGGCGACGCGCTTGCCGCGCAGGCCTAGTTCGAGATCGGCGCCCAGGCCGTCGGGCCGCCAGGGCAGCGACATGGCATCGCGCGGATCGGGCCGGGCGATGATGTCCAGCACCGTGGCGGTGTCCCGTACGTTGCGGGCCAGCGGGCCGACGCAGGACAGGCCGCCGGCCACGTTGGGCGGATACATGGGCACCAGGCCGCCTGTGGCCTTGAAGCCGACCACGCCGGTCAGGGCCGCGGGAATGCGCAACGACCCGCCGGCGTCCGAGCCCAGCGCGAAGGGGCAGAAGCCGGCCGACACCGAGGCCGCGCCGCCGCCCGAGGACCCGCCGGCCTGCTTGGCCGTGTCCCAGGGATTGGTGGTGGCGCCGGTAAGCGGACTGATGGTGACCGGACCCGCGCCCAGTTCCGGCATGGTGGTCAGGCCCAGCAGCACCGCGCCGCCTTCCTGGCAGCGCAGCACCGCGGGCGCGGTGTCCGCCACGGGGTCGGCGGGCATCGCGCGCGAGCCGCGCCGGTGGGGCAGCCCGGCCACCATCAGGTTGTCCTTGGCGGTGAAGGGCACCCCGTCCAGCGGTCCGAGCGGCGCGCCGCGCTGCCAGCGCGACTCGCTGGCGCGGGCCGCCGCGCGGGCGCGGTCCTCGTCCAGGATCGTGAACGCGTTGATGCGCTCGTTCAGTGCGGCGATGCGGGCAAGCTGCGATTCGAGCGCCTCGACCGGAGAGATCTCCTTGCGTTCGAAGGCGTGGGCGAGCTGAGCAAGGGAAAGGAACGGCAGGTCTGACATGCTGGTGGGAATCCTGGGTTGGTCGATGGCGCGCTACTGCGGCCGTGCGCCGTCGACGCGCTGGTCGGGGGCCACGACGTCGCCGTCCACGACCATGGGTTGGCCGTCCACGTGGAACGAGCATTTGCGCATGGGGATGTCCAGGTGCGCCTTGGTGCGGCGGCTGCCGCCGGGGCCGGTGGAAAACAGGAAGTTGCCGTAGAACGACCGTGCTTCCATGCCTATGGTGGCGGCCTTGTCGTACAGCCCGAGCGAGGTCCAGCGGGCCTTGGGCTGCAGGCCCCAGCCCAGGTGGGACACCGCATAGGCGTCGGGGTCGTCGAAGCCGCTCAGGTAGGCGTCCAGGAACTCGGCGTCCAGTCCGCCCGAGATGCGCACGATGGCGCCGCGCTCGATCTCCAGCGTGATGGGCGTCTGCACGTAGTTCTTGAACGGCAGGATGATGTCGCCCGGGGCCAGCACCACCACGCCCTCGGCCGTGCCGTCGTCGGGCAGGCGGGCGACGAAGCCGCTGGGCCAGTGGTCCCAGCGGCCGGGGCTGTCCACGTAGCCGTATTCCGCGGTGATGGGATAGGCGCCGACGGAGGCCGTGAGCCGGGTGCCTGCCGCGGAAGTGACGGTGATGCGGCGCCCCTGCGCGTAGGCGTCGCGCGCGGCCAGCACGCGGCGCCGGTCGTCCGGCGAAGGCATGACGCGCGCGAGGACCTCCGGAGGCTCGTAGGCCAGCAGCATGCGGGTGCCGGACTCCAGCACCGCGCGCTGGCCCGGCGTGAACAGCAGGAACACGGTGTCGATGACCAGGTCGGCGGCCTTCATCGCGGCCAGCGCCATGGGGTCGTCGTCGATGGGCGAAGCGCCGCTGACCACGGTGGGATCGGTACCCACTTCGCAGGTATCCCAGTTGGGCGCGATGTCCAGCTTGACCACCCGCGCCTGCAGCGCGGCGGCGGCCCGGGCGGCGGCATCGACCACGCGCGGGTCGGAGTTCTGCGAGGTCAGGATCAGCACGTTCTCGCCGGGGGCCAGCTTCGAGAGCTGCAGGACGTCCGTCCAGCAGCGGGTCAGTTGCGAGGGACTCAGGGGCATGCGGCCTCCGGGATGCCGGGCGCGGTCATGGCCGCTGCCCGAAGCGATTGAACGAATCGTGTTCCAGGCTGAAGGCATCCCCCAGCCGGCAGTAGTCCCGGCCGGCCAGCCGTCCCACGCCGCGCAGCGCGGCCATGTCGATGCGGCCTTGTGCGCCGACCACGTCGGAATCCACGTGGATGGCGACCACCTCGCCCAGGACCAGGGTGTAGCTGCCGCGCGGCAGCGGCAGCGCCTGTGTCAGCGTGCATTCGAACCAGGCCTTGGACTCGGCCACGCAGGGCGGACGCACCAGCGAGGCGGGCGCGGGCGTCAGGCCCGAGGCCTGGAACTCGTCCACGCCGGATGGGTGCGCCTGGGCGCAGGCGTCCTGCTGTGGCGCGATGGCTTCGCCGACCAGGTTGACCACGAATTCCCCGGTGGCGAGGATATTGTTCAGCGTGTCCTTGGGACGGTCCCCGGCGTGGCGGCCGATCGAGATGCACAGGTAGGGCGGATCCGTGGACACGGCATTGAACCAGCTGAACGGAGCGAGGTTGGCCCGTCCGTCGCGGTCGACCGTGGACACCAGCGCGATGGGCCGGGGCACGACCAGCCCGGCCACCAGCTTGTACAGGCGCGCCGGGTCGGTCTGGTCGGGAAGGTAGCGGATCTTCGTGGTCACTCGGGTCGGATGTTGGCTTCGCGGATGACGGTCTTGAAGGTGGTCAGTTCGTCGTGGATGAGCCTGGCCGACTCCGCCGGCGACGCATAGCGGGTAATGATGGACTGGGCCAGCAGCGGTTCCTGCACCGCCTTGTCGGAGAAGACCTGCTTGAAGGCCCGGTCGAGTTTCTCGATGACGGGCGCGGGCGTGCCGGCGGGGGCCAGCGCGAACAGCTTGGCGCTGACATCGTAGCCCTTGAGGCCGGCCTCGGTCGCGGTCGGCACATTGGGCAGCAGGCTGATGCGCTCGGGCGAGGCGACGGCCAGCGCGCGCAGCTTCTGGTTGCGGATGTGGGGCAGCGTGGCCGCCAGGCTTTCTATGCTCATGTTCACCTGCCCGCCCACCAGGTCGAGCAGCGACGGCGAGATGCCCTTGTAGGGAACGTGCAGCAGGTCGACGCCCGCGGCGCGCTTGAACATTTCCCCGGCCAGGTGCTGTACCGAGCCGTTGCCGCTGGAGGCGAAGGTCAGCGCGCCCGGTTTGGCCTTGGCCAGCGCGACGAGCTCCTGGACGGAGGTGGCCTTGACGCCGGGATTGACCACGATCACGAATGGGATGCTGCCGAACACCGAGACCGGGGTGAAGCTTTTCTCCAGGTCGAAGGGCGCGGAGCGTTCGTACAGCGAGGCGTAGATCGCGTGGCTGGTCAGCGAACTCCACAGCAGGGTGTAGCCGTCGGGGTCGGCCTTGGCGACGGATTCCGCGCCTATGCTGCCGGTGGCGCCGGGGCGGTTGACCACGACCACCTGCTGGCCGAGCTGCTTGGCCAGCATGGGGCCGGCCAGGCGCGCGGCCGCGTCCACCCCGCCGCCCGGGGGCCAGGGCACGATCAGGGTGATGGGCCGTTCCGGCCATTCCGCATGGGCCCCCAGGCTGGTTGCCAGCGCGATGGCCCCGATGGCGGTTTTCAAGACTGCTTTGACGTTCATGCTCGACCCTTGATGATGGTGGCGAAGCCCCCGGCTCCCCTGCCGTGGGCGCTTGTACGACCCGGGCCGTGCGGCCCAGTCTCCTTGGTGGTTCGCAATGCGAAACTAAGTTTCGCAAACTTTTGGGGTATCCTACCCAACAACTTTTGCGCGTGTCAACGAAGTTTGCGAGCAGGTCGGATGAGAGGAACTTCCCAATCGAGGGCGATCAGCCCGGTGCCATTTGCCGAGCCGGATGCCGACGAGGATCCGGGCAGGCAATTCGTGACCGCGCTGGCCCGGGGGCTGAGCATCCTCAAGGCCTTCACCCAGGGCGACACGTCGCTGGGCAACCAGGAACTGGCCGAGCGCACGGGGCTGACCAAGCCCACGGTATCGCGGCTGACCTATACCCTGACCCGCCTCGGCTACCTGGCCTGTTCGCCGCAGACCGGCCGCTACGAACTGGGCACGTCCGCGCTGGCGCTTGGATATTGGGCGATGGCCGGGTCCTACATCCGGCAGGTCGCCACGCCGTTGATGGAGCGGGTCTCCGAAGAATTGAACCTGTGCTGCGCCCTGGGATACCGGGACGAGGCCGATGCCGTCTATCTCGAACACACGCGCGGTTCCGGCGCGCTCATCATGAGCGTGCAATCCGGAACGCGCACGCCGCTGGTGACGACCGCCATGGGCCGCGCGCTGATCGCGGTCATGGACCGGCCCGAGCGCGACAAGCTGTTCGCCGCCGAGAAGGTGCGCCACGGCGCGCAGTGGCCCCGGATCCTGAAGGGCATCCAGGAGGGCCTGAAGGACTACCAGGCGCGCGGCTTCACGCTGTCCCTGGGCGACTGGGAAAAGGAAATCAACGCCGTGGGCGTGCCGCTGGAACTGAACGACGGCAACCCGCCCATGGCCCTGATCCTGGGCGGTTCTTCCTATGTGGTCGATCGCCAGCGGCTGGTCGAACACGTCGGTCCCCGGCTGGCCGAACTGGCCGCGCAGATACGCCATGGCCTGAAGTCGCGCGGCTGATTCCCGTCCTTCGCGGCCCCCGTTTTTGCTCATAGATCCATGATTATTTGCAATGCGACATGCGTGAAGTCGCGGCATAAGATGCGCCCGTCCATGACTGAACGAGGATCCGGGCAATGCCGTCTGACCGCAATGCAATCGCCGCGCCGCCGCTCGCGCAACCGGGCCGCAGGCGCGCGCTGAAGGGACTGGCGGGCTACGCCTCGCTGTGCGCCGGGTGCCTGGCGCTGCCGGGCCGGGCCGGCGCACAGGGCGCGGCCGCGCACCGCATCGATACGCACCATCACATCTTTCCGCCGGCCTACCTGGCGGCCGCGCGAGAAGGCGTCGTCGATTCGTCGCCCGGCGCGCCCACGGACATGTTCGACAAGTGGTCGCCGCGCAAGTCGCTGGACGACATGGACAAGCAGGGTGTGGCCACGGCCATCGTGTCGATCTCCACGCCGGGCGTGTTCTTCGGCGACGTGGCGCAGGGCCGGCGCCTGGCGCGCGAGTGCAACGAATACGGCGCGAAGATGATCGCCGACCATCCCGGCCGGTTCGGCATGTTCGCGGCCGTGCCGCTGCCCGACGTGGAAGGCAGCCTGCGCGAGATCGCCTACGCGCTGGACGAGCTCAAGCTCAACGGCGTGGGCCTGCTGACCAGCTACGGTGATCGCTGGGCCGGCGATCCGGCATTCTTCCCGGTGTTCGAGGAACTGAACCGGCGCAAGGCCACGGTCTATTTCCACCCCACGGCCGCCAACTGCTGCGGCAGCCTGGTGCCCGAGACCAAGGTATCGCTGGAGTACCCGACCGACACGACGCGCTGCGCGGCCAGCCTCTACATCAACGGCGTGCTGTCGCGCTGCCCGGACATCCGCTTCATCCTGTCGCACGGCGGCGGGTCGCTGCCCAGCTTCGCCAGCCGCATCGATGCGCTGTTCGCCGGGTCGCCCACCGCGCCGCGCTGGCCGACCCGCGCCATGGACGAATTCCGGCGCCTGCACTACGACACGGCCGCCATCCTGAATCCGCCCGCGATGGCGGCGCTGCGCCAACTGGTGCCGGCCTCGCAGATCCTGATGGGCAGCGACTTCCCCTACCGCTCGGCGGGCCGCGCGGTCAAGGAGATCCGCGACCTCGGCATGTTCACCCAGACCGAGCTCGAGGCCGTCGAGCGCGGCAACGCGCTGCGCATCGTGCCCGGCCTGGCGACGGCCGGCCAGCGCGCCGGCTGAGGCTTACCCGTTCCCGGCCGGGGGCCGGGGACACCCTTCCCATCTGTCAGGAGAAACTCATGCAGCAAGCACCGAACGCGCCGCTGCGGCGCCAGCTTCTTACCGCCGGAGCGGGACTGGCGGCCGTGGTCGGCGCCGCCATGGGCAGCGCGCCGGCCCGCGCCGCGGCGCCGCCTTCGCAGGCCGAGGCGCTGGAGCAATTGCTGAGCAAGCAGGCCATTTCCGAGGTGCTGTACCGCTATCCGCGCGGCCTGGACCTGCTGGACCGGGACATCCTGCTGTCGCTGGGCCATGCCAACGGCACCGTGCAGTTCGGCAAGATGCGCTTCGATCCCTGGGCCTCGTTCGTGGACTGGCTGCTGGAGGCGCACAAGCCCATGCTGTCCAACAACCATCGCATGACCAACATGCTGATCGAGGTGCGGGGTGACAAGGCGGTCAGCGAAACCACCGGCACGGCGACCCTGGTGGTGGCCGTGGAGAAAGATCGGATCGAGGAGCGCTGGATGCACTCGCGCTATCTGGATCGCTGGTCGCGCCGCAACGGCCGATGGGCCATCGACTCCCGCCAGTCGGTCACGGATTTCCGGCGTATCGAGGTCTTCCCCGCCTCCGAGCTGAAGACCCGCTACAGCACGTTGGGGGATCGCCTGGGCAAGGACGATCCGTCATACAAGCTGTTCAATTTCCAATGAGCGCGTCCATGAACACTGTATCGAAGCTGGGAGCGGCGTGCGCGTTGTCGCTGTTGGCCTGGGGGGCCGTGCAGGCGGCCGACCACATGCCGCAGGGCGAACGCACGCAGGGCCGTTCGTACTCGCCTGCGGTGGTGACCGAAGGCGGGCGCATCGTCTGGCTGGCGGGCGAGACGGCCACCACCGACCTGCAGGGCCGCGACATCAAGGGCGACTTCGAGGCGCAGGCGCGCACGGTGTTCGCGCTGATCGACCAGACCTTGAAGCGCGCGGGCGGAAGTCTGAAGGACGTCGTCACCATGACGGTGTACATGACCGACGTGCGCAACGGCGCTACCTTTGCCAAGGTGCGCAGCGAGATGTTCCCCGACCGCCGCTTTCCGGCCAGCGCGCAGATCACGGTCTCGGCCCTGGCCGTGCCGGGCATGCAGATCGAGATCCAGGCCGTGGCGGTGCTGGGCGACAAGTGCTCGCCGGCCTCGCCCTGCCTGCCCAGGTAGCCGGCCGGGGCGGGCCGGGAGGAGGCATCCGATAGAATCGGATGCCTGCCTTCTCCGAGCGTTCCCGACATGCGTGCCAGGACCCCCCGTCGTGCCTCCGATCCGCTGGTGTCCGGCAGCGGACTGCCCGTGGACCTGCGGCGGATCAAGCTGCGCCACCTGGAATGCATGCTCGAGGTCATGCGCACGCACAGCTTGCGCGATGCGGCGCACGCGCTGCACGTGACGGAATCGGCGGCGTCCAAGACACTGCGCGAACTGGAGGCGGAACTGGGCGTGACGCTGTTCCAGCGGTCCAAGCTGGGCACGGTGCCGACGGAGGCTGGCGAGAAGTTCGCGCGCCATGCGGCAAGCGCGGTCGAGGCCCTGAGATGGGGCGCGGCCTCCGCCCGCGGCCTGGCGCCGGCGGGCGCGGCGCTTCGCATCGGCGCCATGCCGGTCGCGGCGGTGAGCTTGCTGCCGTCCGTCCTGCAACGCATGACCAGGCTGGTTCCCGGCTTGACGCTGGAGGTCGTGGCCGGCTCGAAGGCGATCCTGCTCAATCTGCTGCGCGAGGATGCCATCGATGCGGTGCTCGGCCGGCTGCCGCCCGCGGACGACATGCAGGGCCTCTTCTTCGAGCAGTTGCTGCTGGACCGATACATCGCCGTGGTCCGTCCTGGCCATCCTCTGTCCGGACGCCACGGCCTGAGGCTCGCGGACATCGTTTCCTATCCGCTGGTCCTGCCTCCGCCCGAGACCGTCACCTGGTCCGAGATCCAGCGCTTGTTCGTGTCGCAGGGATTGCAGATGAACGAGACACGCATCGAGAC of Pigmentiphaga sp. H8 contains these proteins:
- a CDS encoding AAA family ATPase translates to MKLASLGPRICIVGPSNSGKSTLAEAIARKRGLEPVHLDRLYHLPHTDWEPRPAQEFTALHDAAIAGERWVMDGNYSSCMPQRLRRATGVILLDISTPLSLLRYLRRTWFERDRRGALDGGRDSVKWAMIHHIAVVTPRNRRLYAEMVEGLDLPKVMLPSAAAIRRCYRRWELAR
- a CDS encoding tripartite tricarboxylate transporter substrate binding protein is translated as MNVKAVLKTAIGAIALATSLGAHAEWPERPITLIVPWPPGGGVDAAARLAGPMLAKQLGQQVVVVNRPGATGSIGAESVAKADPDGYTLLWSSLTSHAIYASLYERSAPFDLEKSFTPVSVFGSIPFVIVVNPGVKATSVQELVALAKAKPGALTFASSGNGSVQHLAGEMFKRAAGVDLLHVPYKGISPSLLDLVGGQVNMSIESLAATLPHIRNQKLRALAVASPERISLLPNVPTATEAGLKGYDVSAKLFALAPAGTPAPVIEKLDRAFKQVFSDKAVQEPLLAQSIITRYASPAESARLIHDELTTFKTVIREANIRPE
- a CDS encoding FAD-dependent monooxygenase, translating into MKAPHDQPRILIAGAGIGGLTAALALRKLGFRHIEVLEQTAVLKEVGAGIQLGPNAVKVLHDLGIAPALEAVAVAPLATRSRDWASGRTIRDFPLGPECAQRYGAPYYHVHRADLHNALIDAYGRENVRLAQRVKTYAQDAAGVRVVLESGETVEGDVLVGADGVHSVVRGQLLEGQDPRFTGLLAWRGMADADRARHLGIEKNVNAWWGPHRHFVNYYVSAGRRINWIGIVPAGQWRLESWSARGDKAEVLKEFDGWHPIVRGLIEATDDVFKWALYDRDPWPVWTRGRVTLLGDAAHPMVPFLSQGGSQSIEDGHVLALCLAGLPHDPAAALKAYEELRTARTARVQLGSREAGRMFHQTDPLKKFMRNLKFRWAALTNSQEKWRRVDWLYSYDCQAAVAEKLGAAPASAPVPTAGSIA
- a CDS encoding RidA family protein, which gives rise to MNTVSKLGAACALSLLAWGAVQAADHMPQGERTQGRSYSPAVVTEGGRIVWLAGETATTDLQGRDIKGDFEAQARTVFALIDQTLKRAGGSLKDVVTMTVYMTDVRNGATFAKVRSEMFPDRRFPASAQITVSALAVPGMQIEIQAVAVLGDKCSPASPCLPR
- a CDS encoding amidase family protein, which codes for MSDLPFLSLAQLAHAFERKEISPVEALESQLARIAALNERINAFTILDEDRARAAARASESRWQRGAPLGPLDGVPFTAKDNLMVAGLPHRRGSRAMPADPVADTAPAVLRCQEGGAVLLGLTTMPELGAGPVTISPLTGATTNPWDTAKQAGGSSGGGAASVSAGFCPFALGSDAGGSLRIPAALTGVVGFKATGGLVPMYPPNVAGGLSCVGPLARNVRDTATVLDIIARPDPRDAMSLPWRPDGLGADLELGLRGKRVALSLTLGYAPRVDAEIAQAFGQMGRRLADLGAIVEEADPDIDNPIDDYLVLLQAGYRYALQHMPAERRALLSPVMAGILEDGAGLALEDYMGAQARCQDLARRLHAFHQRFDLLLTPTVAAPAFDANLSYPKEFEEFPNRRAWTPYTSLFNLTQQPAISIPMGLTAAGLPMGLHIAAPRGHDAQVLQAAHALEAVLGFEARPPI
- a CDS encoding amidohydrolase family protein, encoding MPSDRNAIAAPPLAQPGRRRALKGLAGYASLCAGCLALPGRAGAQGAAAHRIDTHHHIFPPAYLAAAREGVVDSSPGAPTDMFDKWSPRKSLDDMDKQGVATAIVSISTPGVFFGDVAQGRRLARECNEYGAKMIADHPGRFGMFAAVPLPDVEGSLREIAYALDELKLNGVGLLTSYGDRWAGDPAFFPVFEELNRRKATVYFHPTAANCCGSLVPETKVSLEYPTDTTRCAASLYINGVLSRCPDIRFILSHGGGSLPSFASRIDALFAGSPTAPRWPTRAMDEFRRLHYDTAAILNPPAMAALRQLVPASQILMGSDFPYRSAGRAVKEIRDLGMFTQTELEAVERGNALRIVPGLATAGQRAG
- a CDS encoding DEAD/DEAH box helicase — translated: MRAIADAGYTHPTPIQAQAIPQVLKGGDLLAAAQTGTGKTAGFTLPLLHLLSSNRPAQMRPGRPRCLILTPTRELTAQVEESVQIYGKYLPLKSMVMFGGVNINPQISALKKPVDILVATPGRLLDHVGQKTLDLSGVEILVLDEADRMLDMGFIRDIRKILALLPSKRQNLLFSATFSDEIRALAKGVLNDPGEVSVARRNTASELVRQSVLLVQKEQKRDLLSHLVRSNGWKQVLVFTRTKHGANRLAEKLVKDGVPAAAIHGNKSQSARTKALAGFKDGSVEVLVATDIAARGLDIDQLPQVVNFELPNVPEDYVHRIGRTGRAGATGAAVSLVDGEEGKLLADIEKLIKRKIDREPLPAFTVSAPDRDERADRPPRSHAPRQGQGRQGAPRDGGRGQSAGHGSGGRQPSGGGRGQGAARGQGPASRPASPSPARPVRPSRATPRRLPRARLRPAGEARNGGARRPALFTPKTQG
- a CDS encoding IclR family transcriptional regulator, with the protein product MRGTSQSRAISPVPFAEPDADEDPGRQFVTALARGLSILKAFTQGDTSLGNQELAERTGLTKPTVSRLTYTLTRLGYLACSPQTGRYELGTSALALGYWAMAGSYIRQVATPLMERVSEELNLCCALGYRDEADAVYLEHTRGSGALIMSVQSGTRTPLVTTAMGRALIAVMDRPERDKLFAAEKVRHGAQWPRILKGIQEGLKDYQARGFTLSLGDWEKEINAVGVPLELNDGNPPMALILGGSSYVVDRQRLVEHVGPRLAELAAQIRHGLKSRG
- a CDS encoding 2,5-dihydroxypyridine 5,6-dioxygenase, which gives rise to MPLSPSQLTRCWTDVLQLSKLAPGENVLILTSQNSDPRVVDAAARAAAALQARVVKLDIAPNWDTCEVGTDPTVVSGASPIDDDPMALAAMKAADLVIDTVFLLFTPGQRAVLESGTRMLLAYEPPEVLARVMPSPDDRRRVLAARDAYAQGRRITVTSAAGTRLTASVGAYPITAEYGYVDSPGRWDHWPSGFVARLPDDGTAEGVVVLAPGDIILPFKNYVQTPITLEIERGAIVRISGGLDAEFLDAYLSGFDDPDAYAVSHLGWGLQPKARWTSLGLYDKAATIGMEARSFYGNFLFSTGPGGSRRTKAHLDIPMRKCSFHVDGQPMVVDGDVVAPDQRVDGARPQ
- a CDS encoding flavin reductase family protein; its protein translation is MTTKIRYLPDQTDPARLYKLVAGLVVPRPIALVSTVDRDGRANLAPFSWFNAVSTDPPYLCISIGRHAGDRPKDTLNNILATGEFVVNLVGEAIAPQQDACAQAHPSGVDEFQASGLTPAPASLVRPPCVAESKAWFECTLTQALPLPRGSYTLVLGEVVAIHVDSDVVGAQGRIDMAALRGVGRLAGRDYCRLGDAFSLEHDSFNRFGQRP
- a CDS encoding nuclear transport factor 2 family protein, with the translated sequence MQQAPNAPLRRQLLTAGAGLAAVVGAAMGSAPARAAAPPSQAEALEQLLSKQAISEVLYRYPRGLDLLDRDILLSLGHANGTVQFGKMRFDPWASFVDWLLEAHKPMLSNNHRMTNMLIEVRGDKAVSETTGTATLVVAVEKDRIEERWMHSRYLDRWSRRNGRWAIDSRQSVTDFRRIEVFPASELKTRYSTLGDRLGKDDPSYKLFNFQ